TCAGCGAGGTGGAGGCCCTGTGTGACAGGGTGGTGGCGCTCAACCAGGGACGCGTGGAGTTCATCGCTGCGCCCCATGACGCGGCGCGGTCGCTGGGATTGCAGACGGAGGTGCGGCTGCGCGTGGACTCTGACGTGGTGGAGCGGGCCGTGGCCCTGCTGCGGGCGGACGGCTTCACAGCGTCGCGCAACGGCCACGGCGTACGTGTGCGGGTGGACGCGCGCCGTAAGCTCGAGCCTCTGCGTATCCTGGAGGGCGCCGGAGTCCCGGTGGAGGACATGGACGTGGGGGACCAGCCATGGACGTGAGCAACGTGGTGATCCTGGCCCGCAAAGAGTTCCGGGATGCCCTGCGGAATCGGTGGTTCCTGTTCTATGCCGCCGCCTTCACCATCCTGGCCCTGGGCCTCTCCTACCTGGCCATGTCCGGTGCGGGGATGGGTGGCCTGGCCGGGTTCGGGCGCACGGCGGCCAGCCTGATTAACCTCGTCCTGCTCATCGTCCCGCTGATGGGCCTGACCGCGGGCGCCACGGGCCTGGCGGCGGAGCGAGAGCGCGGCACGCTCACGACTCTCCTGGCGCAGCCGGTGAGCCGCGCCGAGGTGTTCCTGGGGAAGGCCCTGGGCCTGGCGCTCGCCCTGCTGGCCTCACTCGGCCTCGGCTTTGGCGTGGCCGGAGTGGCCCTGGCCGCGGGCGGCGGCGGAGGCGACGCCACCGCGTACCTGGGACTGGCGGGCATGGCGGTGCTGCTGGCCTTCGCGGCGCTTGCCCTGGGCCTGCTTATCTCCGCGCTGGCGCGCCGCTCCGCGGTGGCCCTGGGCATGGCGGTGGTCCTGTGGCTGGGCATGGTCTTTGTGGGCGAGCTGGGTCTCATGGGCACGGTGGTGGTGATGAAGCTGCGCGCGGGCGAGCTCCTCGCCCTGGCCCTGCTGAACCCGCTGCAGGTGTTCAAGATGGCCGCTGTCCTGGCGCTGCGGGCGACCCCTGAGGTGCTGGGCCCCGCCGGGCTTTACGCGGCGGACGTGATGGGGCAATGGCTCCTGCCCGCGCTCGTTGGCCTCCTGGCCGTATGGGTCGCGCTGCCGATGGCGGCCGCCTACGTGGTCTTCTCCCGCTCGGAAGAGGCATGAGGTCGCTTCTGGCGGCCCTGCTCCCCGCGATGCTGTCTCTCGTCGTGGGGGCGTGCGCCGCATCGTCCGGCGCCGTGCGTCCGCCGGACATCCGCTATGGGCGCAGCGTTTGCGACAGTTGCGGCATGATCATCTCCGACGAGCGGTACGCGTGTGGCTACGTGCTGGCGTCCGGCGAATCGCGCATCTTCGACGATATTGGAGAGATGGCGGCGGAGCTGCGGGAGCGCCGCCCCGCGGGCGCGGCGGTGTTCGTGCATGACTACGAGACGAAGGACTGGATACGGGCGGAGGGCGCCTCTTTCGTGTATAGTGGGGACTTTCGCTCCCCCATGGGCGGGGGCCTCGCGGCCTTCGCCGGCAGGGAGCGGGCCGAGGCGCTGGCGACGCGCTACGCCACGACGGCCATGACTTGGGAGCAGGTCATGGCGCGGGCGGGTACGCCGGTCCCCGGTCACTAGCACGATACTTGGTACGGTGCTCACTGGCATTGAGGCGAGAGCCGCTGCGTGACTTCGCGCGCTTGAAGAGTATTACCGCCCTCGCGCTTGTGGCGTTTGCCCTTGCGCTGGCGGGCTGCGCTGACGGAGACCTGGATGCGTCCAGCCCCGTGAGCGTGGCGCAGGGCCGGCTGGTGTTTAACGGCGCGTGCTCCTCGTGTCACGGTGCGGACGCCCGCGGCATCTCCGGACTGGGCAAAATCCTGGCGCCCAGCCCCTTCGTCCAGAGGCTCACGGACGATGAGCTGCTGGACTTCATCAAGAAGGGCCGAGACATCGGGGATCCCGCCAACACCACGGGCGTGGCCATGCCGCCCAAAGGCGCCAACCCCGCTCTCACGAATTCGCAACTCCGCAGCGTCATCGCCTACCTCCGCTCCCTCCAGTAGCCGTCTTTAGGACATCGTATAATATAGCGTGGTCGCCTATCTTGCCACGTCTCATTGCCCGTGAGGTCGTTTCCAGATTGCAGCAGACGAGTGTCCCCCGTAAGGTCCTGGTGGTCGAGGACGAGGCCAGCCTCCGTGAGGCGCTGCGCTACAACCTGGGCCGGGCTGGCTATACTGTCTTCGCCGTGGGGGACGGCATGGAGGCGCTGGACGTGGCCCGACGCGAGAAGCCGGACGTGATTATTCTGGATATCATGCTCCCCAGCCTGAACGGGCTGGAGGTCTGCCGCCAGCTCCGCAGGGAAATGGCGACGCCCGTCCTGCTGCTCACCGCCCGGGGGACGGAGACGGACAAAGTCGTTGGTCTGGAGACGGGCGCCGACGACTACATGACGAAGCCCTTCAGCCTGCGGGAGCTGCAGGCCCGCGTGCGCGCTCTGCTGCGCCGCGCCGCCACGGGCGGAGCGCCGCCGCTTGGGACCGGCCTGCTGCGCTCTGGCGATCTGGAGGTGGACGAGGCCCGCCACCAGGTCACCCTGGGCGGTGTGCCGGTGTCCCTCAAACCCAAGGAATTTGCGCTTCTGGCTTACTTGGCCCGGAACAAGGGCATTGCCCTCAGCCGCGAGCACATGCTGGAGAAGGTCTGGGGCTACGATTACGAGGGCGACGTCCGCACTGTGGACGTGCACATCCGCTGGCTGCGCGAGAAGCTGGAGACAGACCCCGGGGAACCTCGGCGCATCGTCACCGTCCGGGGCATCGGCTATCGCTTTGACGGATAGCGGCTGGTAGGGATGTAAGATGTTCCGCTCCATTCAGTGGCGTATCGCTTTCTTTTACACGGCGCTCATCGTCGTCTCCATGAGCCTGGTGACGGTGTATCTCCTGAACCTCGTCTGGCAGAATCATCTGGACACGGTCCGCACTCAGTTGGGCGGCGAAGCCCGGCTGATAGCAATCTCCAGTCTTCCTCTTCTGGAGCAGGGCGCCAGCTCGCAGGACGTTGACGCGCTGGCTGATCGGCTGGCGGCGCGTATCGGCGCACGGGTCACGGTCCTGGGGCCGGACGGCAACGTCCTGGGCGACTCGGAAGGGCCGTCGGTGGAAGGCGCCAACCAGGCCGCCCAGCCCGAGGTGCGCGACGCACTGCGGCAGGGCTTTGGCGTGGCCACGCGGGCCGGACCGGATGGCGTCCAGGTCATGCTGGTGGCGGCGTCCATTCAGCGAGATACGCGTGTCCTGGGGGTAGCCCGTGTGGCCTTGCCGCTCACGCAGGTGGAGGAGTCACTTCGGGAGATCATAGCCACGGTCATCTTGGCCGCCATCGTCCTGGTGGCGCTGACGGTGCTGCTGGCTGTTTACATAGCCCGCCGCATAGCGGGGCCCGTTGGACTGATGACGCAGAGCGCCCGGCGGATGGCCGCGGGCGACCTGGACCAGAAGATTTACGTGCCGGCCAGTGGCGAGGTGGGCGAGTTGGCCAAGTCGTTTAACGACATGGCGGCGAGCCTCAAACGCACGATTGACGCCATCAACCTGGAGCGGAGCAAGCTGGAGGTGGTGCTGCAGGATATGGCGGACGGCCTTCTGATGACGGACAGGGAGGGCGTGGTCATCCTGGCGAATCCCGCGGCGGCGCGCATCTTCGGCGGCGACGCCAGGGGGTATATCGGGAAGACGTTCATTGAGGTTGTGCGTGACCATGATCTGAGCAGGCCGCTCCTGGAGTGTCTGAGCAGGGGGCAGCAACAGGTACAGAACGTAGAGTTGGGCGGACTGGAGAAGCGCTACGTCCGCATCATCGTCGCGCCCATCCGCCACGCGGGCTCACCGTATGCGCTGGCGCTCTTCCAGGATGTGACGGAGCTGCGGCGGCTGGAGAACGTGCGGCGGGAGTTTGTGGACAATGCCTCGCACGAGCTGCAGACGCCCCTCGCCTCCATCAAGGCGCTGGTGGAGAGCCTGCAGGAAGGCGGTCTGGATGACCCGGTGGTGGCGCGCGACTTCCTGGCGCGGACCGCCAGCGAGGTGGACAAGCTGACCAGCATGGTGAATGAACTGCTGGAACTCTCTCGTCTGGAGTCAGGGCAGTCCGGACTGGTGATGGCGCCGACGGATCTGGGCGAGGTCGTGCGCGAGGCGGCGCGCAACCTGGAGCCGCAGGCCGAGCGCAAGGGTCTGACGCTGACCGTGGATACCGCATCGGGGCCTCTGACGGTCAAGGCGGACAGACGCCGCCTTATTGAAGCGGTGGCGAATCTGGTGGACAACGCCATCAAGTTCACGCCGGACGGCGGACGCATCCAGGTCTCCGTCCGTCCGGAAGGCGACCGGCTGGAGGTGACTGTGGCCGACACCGGCGTGGGCATCGCCTCCCAGGACCTGCCCCATATCTTCAAGCGCTTTTACAAGGTGGACAGGTCGCGCGCCGGAGAAGGCGTGGGTCTGGGCCTCGCTATCACCAAGCACATCGTCCAGGCCCACAGCGGCACTGTCCGGGTGGAGAGCACCCTGGGCAAAGGCTCCGTCTTTACCGTTACCCTCCCCGTTGCCGGCGTCTGCTAGTCGTTAACAGTCCGTTAAGAACCGCTTCACATACTGTTAATAGGCTATTAAGCTGTCGTTAAGATCTGTCGTCTACCGTGGAAGTGGGCGTACCGCACAGGTGCGTGCCAAGAAGGAGGAACGGTAGATGGACTCAGCAAACAGGAGGCCTATGGCAGGCAAGGTATTCGTCGCGGCGGTGATGGCGGGCATTCTCATGCTCTCGGCATGCACTTCCGCTCTTCAGGCGCCGCAAGCGCCTGCTCCCGCCGCCGGCGCTCAGCCCGTATCCACGGGCAGGGTGGACTATGCCAGGCTCAGCGGAAACATCACGGCGGACGGCTCCAGCACCGTCTTTCCCATCACGGAGGCGGTGGCGGAGGAGTTCGGCAAGCTCACCGGCGGCAAGGTGCGCGTGACGGTGGGTATATCCGGCACGGGCGGCGGGTTCAAGAAGTTCTGCAACGGCGAAACGGACATCCAGGACGCATCCCGGCCTATCAAGGACACCGAGGGAGACGCCTGCGCCAAGAGCGGGATCGAGTACGTTGAGGCCCCCGTGGCCATTGACGGCCTCACCGTCATGGTGAACCCCCAGAACACCTTTGTCACCTGCGTGACGGTGAAGGAGTTGAAGACCCTGTGGGCGCCGGAGGCCCAGGGGAAGATCACCCGCTGGAACCAGGTCCGCCCCGAGTGGCCCAATGAGCCCATACGGCTGTACGGCGCGGGCGCGGACTCCGGCACCTTCGACTATTTCACCGAGGCCATTGTGGGCAAGGCCCAGTCCTCCCGCGGCGACTTCACCGCCAGCGAGGACGACAACGTTCTCGTCCAGGGCATCAGCGGGGACAAGAACGCGCTGGGGTTCTTCGGCTACGCCTACTATGCCGAGAATAAGGGCAAGCTGAAGGCGCTCGCCATTGACGGCGGCAAAGGGTGCGTGGCCCCCACGGAGGAGACCATCAACAACGGTACCTACGCGCCGCTCTCCCGGCCCATCTTCATCTACGTGCGCAGGGAGGCGGCGGCCCGCCCTGAGATCAAGGAGTTCGTCCGCTACTATCTGAGCGACCAGGGCCAGAAGCTGGTCGGGCAGGTCGGCTATATCCCCTTCCCGGCCAAGGTGTACCAGTTGGCCCTGGCGCGGTTCGAGTCGGGAAAGCTGGGTACCCTCTTTGGCGGTAGGACGCCTCAGAAGGGCGCCGTCCAGGACATCCTTGCGGCCAACCAGTAGAACGCGGACACGGCCACACACAGACAACACGGCCCGTCGGCGGCGCGGCACCGGCGGCGGCGCGGCCGCCGGTGCGCGTCCTGGGGCTGGTCGCGCGAGGTAGCGATGCGGAGCGTGGAGACACTGGAGAGCGCAGGGGAGAGCGGTAGGCGGCAGGCCGCGGCTGCCTTTCGCCAGCGGCACCTCTGGAGGAAGCTCCTCTCCGAGCGCCTCATCAAGCTGCTGCTCCTCCTCTTCAGCACGGTGTCCATCGTTACGACGGTGGGTATTGTCTCCATCCTGATATTCGAGACAGTCCTCTTTTTTCAGGAGGTCTCCATTTTCAGGTTTCTCACCGAGACGGAATGGACGCCTCTCTTTGTCCAGAAGCATTTCGGTATCCTGCCGCTGCTGGCTGGCACCTTTCTGACGTCGGTGGGGGCCATGGTCGTGGCGCTGCCGCTGGGGCTTCTCAGCGCCATATATTTGAGCGAATACGCGCCGGACCGCATTCGGCGCGTGCTCAAGCCTGTCCTGGAGGTGCTGGCGGGCATTCCGACCGTGGTGTACGGGTACTTCGCCCTCCTCTTCGTCACGCCCATCCTGCGCTCCATCTACCCTGAGATAGCCGTTTTCAACGCCCTGAGCGCCTCCATTGTGATGGGCATCATGATCCTGCCCATGGTCTCCAGCCTCAGCGAAGACGCCATGCGGGCGGTGCCCCGACATCTCAGGGAGGCCGCCTACGGGCTGGGCGCCACCAAGCTGGAGGTCTCGACGAAGGTGGTCGTCCCCGCAGCGCTCTCCGGGATTGTGGCGGCCTTTATCCTGGCTATGTCCCGCGCGGTGGGCGAGACGATGATCGTCGTCATTGCGGCGGGCCAGAACCCTACACTGACGTTGAACCCCTTTGTTCCCGTTGAGACCATGACGGCGTACATCGTCCAGGTTAGCCTGGGCGATACACCCACGGGCACGCTGGAGTTCAAGACCATCTTCGCCGTGGGCATGACCCTCTTCGTGCTTACCCTGGGGATGAACATCCTCAGCCAGTTCGTTGTGCGACGGTTCCGGGAGGAGTACCAGTAGATGGCCACTATCTCGCACTCCGCTTTTCAGGCGCGGCTGGCGCACAGGAAGCGCCTTGGCCGTATCTTCCAGGCCCTGTGTCTGCTGGCCATTGTGGTGGCCCTGGGTATGCTGGCGGCGCTGCTGGCGGACGTGCTGTGGCGAGGGCTGCCACGATTGAGCTGGGACTTCATTAACAGCTTTCCGTCCCGCTTCCCGGACCAGGCGGGTATCAAGGCTGCGCTCGTGGGCAGCATTTACCTGCTGGCTATCGTGGCGGTCGTCGCCTTCCCCCTGGGCGTGGGCGCGGCCATCTACCTGGAGGAGTACGCAGCCCGGAGCTGGTTCGCCAGTGTGATTCAAACGAACATATCCAAC
This genomic interval from Dehalococcoidia bacterium contains the following:
- a CDS encoding ABC transporter permease, yielding MDVSNVVILARKEFRDALRNRWFLFYAAAFTILALGLSYLAMSGAGMGGLAGFGRTAASLINLVLLIVPLMGLTAGATGLAAERERGTLTTLLAQPVSRAEVFLGKALGLALALLASLGLGFGVAGVALAAGGGGGDATAYLGLAGMAVLLAFAALALGLLISALARRSAVALGMAVVLWLGMVFVGELGLMGTVVVMKLRAGELLALALLNPLQVFKMAAVLALRATPEVLGPAGLYAADVMGQWLLPALVGLLAVWVALPMAAAYVVFSRSEEA
- a CDS encoding nitrous oxide reductase accessory protein NosL, with protein sequence MRSLLAALLPAMLSLVVGACAASSGAVRPPDIRYGRSVCDSCGMIISDERYACGYVLASGESRIFDDIGEMAAELRERRPAGAAVFVHDYETKDWIRAEGASFVYSGDFRSPMGGGLAAFAGRERAEALATRYATTAMTWEQVMARAGTPVPGH
- a CDS encoding cytochrome c — translated: MKSITALALVAFALALAGCADGDLDASSPVSVAQGRLVFNGACSSCHGADARGISGLGKILAPSPFVQRLTDDELLDFIKKGRDIGDPANTTGVAMPPKGANPALTNSQLRSVIAYLRSLQ
- a CDS encoding response regulator transcription factor; its protein translation is MQQTSVPRKVLVVEDEASLREALRYNLGRAGYTVFAVGDGMEALDVARREKPDVIILDIMLPSLNGLEVCRQLRREMATPVLLLTARGTETDKVVGLETGADDYMTKPFSLRELQARVRALLRRAATGGAPPLGTGLLRSGDLEVDEARHQVTLGGVPVSLKPKEFALLAYLARNKGIALSREHMLEKVWGYDYEGDVRTVDVHIRWLREKLETDPGEPRRIVTVRGIGYRFDG
- a CDS encoding ATP-binding protein, which translates into the protein MFRSIQWRIAFFYTALIVVSMSLVTVYLLNLVWQNHLDTVRTQLGGEARLIAISSLPLLEQGASSQDVDALADRLAARIGARVTVLGPDGNVLGDSEGPSVEGANQAAQPEVRDALRQGFGVATRAGPDGVQVMLVAASIQRDTRVLGVARVALPLTQVEESLREIIATVILAAIVLVALTVLLAVYIARRIAGPVGLMTQSARRMAAGDLDQKIYVPASGEVGELAKSFNDMAASLKRTIDAINLERSKLEVVLQDMADGLLMTDREGVVILANPAAARIFGGDARGYIGKTFIEVVRDHDLSRPLLECLSRGQQQVQNVELGGLEKRYVRIIVAPIRHAGSPYALALFQDVTELRRLENVRREFVDNASHELQTPLASIKALVESLQEGGLDDPVVARDFLARTASEVDKLTSMVNELLELSRLESGQSGLVMAPTDLGEVVREAARNLEPQAERKGLTLTVDTASGPLTVKADRRRLIEAVANLVDNAIKFTPDGGRIQVSVRPEGDRLEVTVADTGVGIASQDLPHIFKRFYKVDRSRAGEGVGLGLAITKHIVQAHSGTVRVESTLGKGSVFTVTLPVAGVC
- a CDS encoding PstS family phosphate ABC transporter substrate-binding protein, giving the protein MAGKVFVAAVMAGILMLSACTSALQAPQAPAPAAGAQPVSTGRVDYARLSGNITADGSSTVFPITEAVAEEFGKLTGGKVRVTVGISGTGGGFKKFCNGETDIQDASRPIKDTEGDACAKSGIEYVEAPVAIDGLTVMVNPQNTFVTCVTVKELKTLWAPEAQGKITRWNQVRPEWPNEPIRLYGAGADSGTFDYFTEAIVGKAQSSRGDFTASEDDNVLVQGISGDKNALGFFGYAYYAENKGKLKALAIDGGKGCVAPTEETINNGTYAPLSRPIFIYVRREAAARPEIKEFVRYYLSDQGQKLVGQVGYIPFPAKVYQLALARFESGKLGTLFGGRTPQKGAVQDILAANQ
- the pstC gene encoding phosphate ABC transporter permease subunit PstC encodes the protein MRSVETLESAGESGRRQAAAAFRQRHLWRKLLSERLIKLLLLLFSTVSIVTTVGIVSILIFETVLFFQEVSIFRFLTETEWTPLFVQKHFGILPLLAGTFLTSVGAMVVALPLGLLSAIYLSEYAPDRIRRVLKPVLEVLAGIPTVVYGYFALLFVTPILRSIYPEIAVFNALSASIVMGIMILPMVSSLSEDAMRAVPRHLREAAYGLGATKLEVSTKVVVPAALSGIVAAFILAMSRAVGETMIVVIAAGQNPTLTLNPFVPVETMTAYIVQVSLGDTPTGTLEFKTIFAVGMTLFVLTLGMNILSQFVVRRFREEYQ